DNA from Arthrobacter sp. PvP023:
CGGCAGGCCCTGGCGGCGTCGTTCTGCGTGTCGGCCGACGCCGGCCACGCGGTGCACCCGAACTACGCGGAGCGCCATGACCCGGTCAACCGGCCTGTGCTCAACGGCGGCCCGTTGCTCAAGATCAACGCCAACCAGCGCTACGCGACCGACGGCCCGGGTGCCGCCTTCTGGGCGCGGCTGTGCTCCGATGCGGGGGTCCCGTACCAGGAGTTCGTCTCGAACAACGTGATGCCGTGCGGGTCCACGATCGGGCCGCTGACGGCGACGCGGCTGGGTATCAGGACCGTGGACGTAGGTGTGCCGCTGCTGTCCATGCACTCCGCCCGTGAACTCTGCGGCGTCGAAGACCCCTTCCGGCTGGCCCGGGTGACCGAGCTGTTCTTCCGGACGGCTGCCTAGGCGGGGATGTATGTGCCCGTGCAACAGGCCGGTTCTTACGCGAGCCCGATCACCAGGTTGATGGTGGTGGCCAGGATGACGGTGCCGAAGAGATAGGACAGCAGGCTGTGTTTGAGCGCTTCGGCCCTGATGAGGTGGTTCTGCAGATTGGTGTCGGACACCTGGTATGTCATGCCCAGGCTCGTGGCCAGGTAGGCGAAGTCCGTGTACTGCGGAGGCCGGTCCTGGTTGAAATCTATGCCGCCCGCGTCCGATCCGCCGCGCTTCCCGGGACTGTAGTACAGCTCGGCGTAGCGCAGGGTGAAAAGGGTCTGCACCAGGATCCACGACAACGCGACGCACGCCAGGGCCAGGAGGCCGCCGCTCAGTCGCGAGCCGCCGTCGGACCTGTGCGAGTCCACCACCACGGCGGCAACTGCGGCCAGGCTGGCGACGTTGGCCACCAGGATGAGCAGGTCGGTGGTGCTGCGGGACGGGTCCTCAGACGTCGCGTGGGCGCGGGTCCCTGCGGGGTCGAGGCGTCCCACTACAAGCCAGACCCAGGCCACGTAGACCAGTGCGGCGCTGCCCCAGCCGACGGCCGGCGCCTCCACCCAATATCCGGACAGTCCGGTGGCCGCAGCGGCCGCCAGCCCGGTCATAACCATGGCAAGAAACCGCAGCCGGCTTCGTTTCACCCTGGCGGGCAGCGGGCTGGTGTCCATGTGTCGATACTCTAGCCAAACAAACAGGCTGCGCCCGGTTCCGGTTCGTTTTTCCACATAGGGGCCCGGAGCGTTTCCGCCCGGCACGGACCCGGGACTAGCCTGAAGCGGTCACGAATCGCCGAAACCGGCCTAAATGCACTAAGATATTGAAGTCTGTGCTGCGTCCTGCCTCCGTTTTGGGGACGGATGCGCACGGCACCGCAAATGAACCTCCTGTTACGGAAATGCCGTAACCGCTTAGCCCAAAGGAGGTGGGTTCACATATGCGTCCTTACGAATTGATGGTAATCATCGACCCCGAGGTCGAAGAGCGTACCGTTGAGCCGTCGCTTCAGAAGTTCCTGAACGTCATCACCAACGATGGTGGAACCATCGAAAAGGTTGACATCTGGGGCCGTCGTCGACTGGCTTACGAAATCAAGAAGAAGTCTGAAGGTATCTACGCCGTGGTGAACTTCACCGCCAAGCCGGACACCGCCAAGGAACTTGACCGCCAGCTGAGTCTCAACGAGACCATCATGCGCACCAAGATCACCCGCCCCGAAGAGCAGAAGGTCGTTGCTGAGTAATTTCAGCATCGTGCATTCAATCTTTACCCCGCAGGAACGAACAAGGAGGCAGTAGATGGCAGGCGAAACCACTATTACGGTCATCGGTAATCTCACCAATGACCCCGAACTGAGGTTCACACCGTCAGGTTCGGCAGTAGCGAATTTCACCATCGCTTCTACGCCCCGCACCTTCGATCGCCAGTCAAACGAGTGGAAGGACGGGGAAACCCTGTTCCTCCGCGCGTCCGTCTGGCGTGAAGCAGCCGAAAACGTCGCAGAATCCCTCACGAAGGGTATGCGGGTAATCGTTTCCGGACGTTTGAAGAGCCGTTCCTACGAAACCAAAGAAGGCGAAAAGCGCACCGTTATCGAGCTCGAAGTCGATGAAATCGGCCCGAGCCTGCGCTACGCCAACGCCAAGGTCAACCGCACCCAGCGCTCCGGCGGTCAGGGTGGCCAGGGTGGCTTCGGCGGCGGCAACAGCGGCGGTGGGTTCGGTGGCGGCCAGGGTGCAAGCCAGGGTGGCACTACCGGAGGAAACTGGGGCGGCAACCAGCCCGCAGCAGCGCAGGAAGACCCTTGGGCAACGCCCGGTGTCAGCAATGCAGGCGGCGGCTGGGGCAACGGCCCGGATTCCGAACCTCCCTTCTAACCAATAATTCAGGTCCGGTGCCGGAACCCGCCGGGATGCCTTACGGCTCCCGGGTGAGTGCCGCCGTCGAACCACCACCATCCCGTGGATCAATATCCACGGGCTCCATAGAATAGGAGCTCCACGATGGCTAAGGCTGAACTCCGTAAGCCCAAACCAAAGTCCAACCCCTTGAAGGCCGCTGACATCACCGTCATCGACTACAAGGACGTAGCATTGCTGCGCAAGTTCATCTCCGACCGCGGAAAGATCCGCGCCCGTCGCGTCACTGGCGTCACGGTGCAGGAACAGCGCAAAATCGCCCAGGCAATCAAGAACGCCCGCGAAGTTGCTCTGCTGCCTTACTCCGGCGCTGGCCGCGGCTAAGGAAGGGATTAACTAAAATGGCAAAGCTCATTCTGACCCACGAAGTAACCGGTCTCGGTGCTGCTGGCGATGTTGTCGAGGTCAAGGACGGTTACGCACGTAACTTCCTGCTGCCCCGCGGTTTCGCACTGACCTGGTCCAAGGGTGGCGAGAAGCAGGTTGAGTCCATCAAGGCTGCCCGCGCTGCCCGCGAGCACGCTTCCCTGGAAGACGCTCAGAAGCAGGCCGCTGCACTGCAGGCCAAGCCGGTCAAGCTCGTTGTCAAGGCTGGCGAGACCGGACGTCTGTTCGGCACCGTCAAGCAGGGCGACGTGGCCGACGCTGTTGAGGCCGCCGGCCTCGGCCGCATCGACAAGCGCAAGGTTGAACTGCCGGCTCACATCAAGTCGACCGGTTCCTACCAGGCCAACGTCCGTCTGCACGACGACGTTGCCGCTGTGATCGAACTCGACGTAGTCGCAGGCAAGTAGTCCCTCCGGCCAACCGCCAGAGCGCTACGCAGTCCTGAACTGCTGAAGGCCCCCGCCTCGGATTCCCTTTTTTGGAACCGAAGGAGGGGGCCTTTGTTCTTTAATTCCCGGCTGTTCAAACGGCCTGCCGCGGCCGGGGGCTACTCCTGGTGCATCACGGTTGTGGAGTGCCGGTGCCCCGCCCGGATGAGTTCGGCCAGCACGCCTTCATCCACGTCCTCGAGTTTGTTGATGTAGAGGCACCCTGCGCCGACCTTGTGCTTGCCAAGGCGCGGCAGAAGCTCCGCGGCTTCGGGCGCGTAGGTCAGGCCATAGAGGGAGAGGCTCCCCTTCCGCGGGGAGAAGCCGACGGCCACCGTGTCCCCCTCGCGGCCGCTCTCATACCGGTAGTGGTAGCTGCCAAACCCCACGATGCCGGGGCCCCACATCACGGGTGTTTCGCCGGTGTGTTCCTTCATGAGGGCCAGGAGCCGCAGGCCGTCCCGCTGCCGGGCGGGATTCTCCACGCCGTCAAGGAAGTCCTCCACGGAAGCGTCGGTTGCCTGCGTCTTGTTTTCAACCATGACGGCAGTCTGGCAGACACCGCTGCGCTTGTCAGCAGGGTTCGCCGGCAGTGTTCCGTTGCCGTGGAATAAACGCGGGAGCGGACAGGTTGACTCGATAGATGCAAACGCATGTAGTCTTGATTTACCGTTGACCTCAGGAGTAAACCGTGGAAACCCGCCGCATAACCGTCCTCAGCGCCGGACTGGGC
Protein-coding regions in this window:
- a CDS encoding single-stranded DNA-binding protein; translation: MAGETTITVIGNLTNDPELRFTPSGSAVANFTIASTPRTFDRQSNEWKDGETLFLRASVWREAAENVAESLTKGMRVIVSGRLKSRSYETKEGEKRTVIELEVDEIGPSLRYANAKVNRTQRSGGQGGQGGFGGGNSGGGFGGGQGASQGGTTGGNWGGNQPAAAQEDPWATPGVSNAGGGWGNGPDSEPPF
- a CDS encoding DUF1345 domain-containing protein; the encoded protein is MDTSPLPARVKRSRLRFLAMVMTGLAAAAATGLSGYWVEAPAVGWGSAALVYVAWVWLVVGRLDPAGTRAHATSEDPSRSTTDLLILVANVASLAAVAAVVVDSHRSDGGSRLSGGLLALACVALSWILVQTLFTLRYAELYYSPGKRGGSDAGGIDFNQDRPPQYTDFAYLATSLGMTYQVSDTNLQNHLIRAEALKHSLLSYLFGTVILATTINLVIGLA
- the rpsF gene encoding 30S ribosomal protein S6, whose product is MRPYELMVIIDPEVEERTVEPSLQKFLNVITNDGGTIEKVDIWGRRRLAYEIKKKSEGIYAVVNFTAKPDTAKELDRQLSLNETIMRTKITRPEEQKVVAE
- a CDS encoding DUF1801 domain-containing protein, which encodes MVENKTQATDASVEDFLDGVENPARQRDGLRLLALMKEHTGETPVMWGPGIVGFGSYHYRYESGREGDTVAVGFSPRKGSLSLYGLTYAPEAAELLPRLGKHKVGAGCLYINKLEDVDEGVLAELIRAGHRHSTTVMHQE
- the rpsR gene encoding 30S ribosomal protein S18; translation: MAKAELRKPKPKSNPLKAADITVIDYKDVALLRKFISDRGKIRARRVTGVTVQEQRKIAQAIKNAREVALLPYSGAGRG
- the rplI gene encoding 50S ribosomal protein L9; its protein translation is MAKLILTHEVTGLGAAGDVVEVKDGYARNFLLPRGFALTWSKGGEKQVESIKAARAAREHASLEDAQKQAAALQAKPVKLVVKAGETGRLFGTVKQGDVADAVEAAGLGRIDKRKVELPAHIKSTGSYQANVRLHDDVAAVIELDVVAGK